ACCCCCTCACGGACCCCCCCACGGACCCCACCCCTGACCTTCCTATTTCTACTCAACCCACCCGTTTTTCCACACGCCACAAGGAGCCCAATGTTCGTCTCCGTGACTACGTTTGCTCGCAGGTGATGCTGCCCCCACTCCAATCTTCGTCGCCTTCGTCATCCGGTTCCACCAAAGGTACTCGTTATCCTATTTGTAATTCTATTTCCTATCACAGATATTCACCATTGCATCTTTCTTTTGTTGCTCACATTAGTCGAAGTGTAGAACCTTCTTCTTTTGCAGAGGCTCTTCAAGACCCTCATTGGCGCGCAGCTATGGATTCAGAACTTGAGGCACTTTCTTCCAACAATACCTGGACTCTTACTCCGCTTCCTCCCGGCAAGCGTCCCATTGATTGTCGGTGGGTCTACAAAATCAAGCATAATGCTGATGGTTCTATCgagcgttacaaagctcgtttaGTGGCCAAAGGATTCACTCAAGCCGAGGGGATTGATTATCATGACACTTTCTCTCCCACTGCAAAAATGATCACCGTTCGCTGTCTACTTGCTCTTGCCGCTGGTCAAGGGTGGTCTCTTCAACAATTTGATGTTCACaatgcctttcttcatggcgACCTTCAGGAAGAAATTTACATGTCCCCTCCTCCTGGTCTTCGGCGTCAGGGGGAGAACCTTGTATGCCGCCTCAACAAGTCCTTATATGGTCTCAAGCAAGCCTCTCGACAGTGGTTTGCAAAATTCACAGAAGCTATCCTTGCCGCTGGCTTTACTCAGTCCAAAGCAGATTATTCTCTCTTCACCCAAAAGAACGGTACATCCTTCACAGCTTTGTTGATTTACGTTGACGATATTATTATTACGGGCAACAATTTAGATACCATTAATGCTCTCAAACGGTTTCTTCATACTCGCTTTCGTATTAAGGATCTTGGCAATCTGAAATATTTTCTGGGTATTGAAGTTTCTCGTTCAAAAAGAGGACTATGTATTTCACAAAGAAAGTATGCCCTTGAAATAATCAAGGATTGCGGCCTTTTGGGTGCAAAACCAGTAGGATTTCCAATGGAGGAAAACAAACTTTCAGATAAAGGTGAATTACTCAAAGACCCATCTTTGTATCGAAGATTGGTAGGACGGTTGATTTATCTTACCGTTACTAGACCAGACATCACATACTCCGTGCATGTACTCAGCcgttttatgcatcaaccgcGTCAACCACATATGGATGCAGCACTTCGAATTGTGCGGTATTTGAAGTCTGCACCAGGTCAGGGCTTATATTTTCAGTCAGATAATAAGTTAACTTTGAGGGCCTTTTGTGATTCGGATTGGGCTGGTTGTCCGATAACTCGACGTTCTACGACTGGGTATTGTATATTCTTGGGGAATTCGTTGATTTCGTGGAGGACTAAGAGGCAGAAAACGGTCTCACTTTCTAGTGCTGAAGCCGAATATAGGGCTATGGCTGGAACATGTTGCGAGCTCATTTGGTTACGGTATTTGTTAACAGATTTGCATGTACCAATTTCAGGACCTGCCATTATGTCTTGTGATAACCAGGCAGCATTGCATATTGCTGCTAATCCTGTCTTTCATGAGAGAACACGCCACATAGAGATGGATTGCCATTTCGTTCGGGACAAGATTTTAGACGGCTCTATAGCTACTCGATATGTCAGTTCTTCTCAACAATTGGCAGACATATTTACAAAGGCCTTAGGCAAAgaaaaattttcatccatgttgcGCAAGTTGGGAGTTCTTGACATCcactctccaacttgagggggagtgttagaaAGTCAATGTAACTAGATAGGAATGTtttatttaattgatttgtaattGATACTTTCTGTTATCGTATTCCTAGTTTCTAGGTCTTCTTGTTGTACAAGGAAAGGTATTGTATATATATTGAGCATTCTATCAATGAAAGATTTATTCTGGCTAAATACAGTTTTTACAacacgccggccaactcgccgtggtttggccggaaatggccTCGAAAGGGGCGGTGCTCGCCGGAGCTCGTGTACGGGGCTTCGTGGTTCAACTTTCAAGGTGCCAATACTATGGTTGAGTTCGTAGCAACAAGATAAAGACGATGGTGATGATTGTTGGTAAGAAACACTCTCGGAGGGTTTGAGATAGAGAGAGCCgagagagtgagggagagagagttgcaggaaagggaagaagaagaggaagaaagagagaagagggtTGAGAGAGATGAGGGCTCGGGGGACAAAAAAATCAGgggggtgggccccttgggctcaccaattaagactaaaaatatttttaaaaaatgggGTGGGGGTGTTTCAGCTACAAAtcaaaaaatacaaattttcaTCCTTTCACTAATTTTCATAtgcaaaaatatgaaaaatgtttAAATTTCAACTTTTAATTTCTTGTTGTCATTGTGTCTCGTGTTTAAGgccctttgttttgtgtttctcTTTCAAAACTGTCGATGAGGGGCGACTACCGATAAGGGAACCGAGAAGAGTTTGGCAAAAGTGAGCGAGTagttaagaaaataaatagCTTTAATCCTTACTGTCCGTTCTCTATTGAATAGTCAGGATGGTCCGTATGAAATGGGTCTGGATAGGATCTAACTCCCACTTACGCGTCTGTAATCATAAATCATGTCTTGTGAAGTAAGCCCCACTTCTTAAGTTACTAGAGTTAGAACTTCatactttatttttcaattgtttaGGAGGCTAAACGTCCAAAAGCCAAAAAGCGACATGATATGCCCAAAAACTCATTTTCAATCGAAGGTTGGCTTATAATTATATGGACCCTCCCATGCCGTTATTTGGCCAAATGGGCATCATGTTGGCCAAATATAGCCCTGCTTTTAGCCCTTTTTTTGAGGTTCAACTCTTCTGttgtaataattaatttaaatccAACAACTAGATTTGAAAACATCCAAATGCAGTTTAtttaaattaactaataaatttaaaatataaacttaaaactaataaattattgaggggctCTGTTTAGctctttggttggagatgatatATGAGTATGACATGATAacgttcatttaaaaataatattttacagGGCTATAATTCTAGACATGGCTATATTTAGTCATTTCGGTTGAAGATGACCTCATGTTCACTTCGTTGAACTTTCCGTGTTTTATGCATGGAGGAGGATTATCTTCTACTAATATCTCTATTCCTTTCTctttcaatttatttgaatgtttacgattaagtcacgtcaaaattttatattgatttattcttttataatgacaaaaagacaaaaagtaaagtgtgaaaggaggagaaggaagtagacgaaaagagaaggagaaagaatCCTACTCCTTTATGCATATCTCAAAAAGGGTTCCAAATCCAATAGGACAAAGGAGGAGGAACACTAATGCGGATGAGAATGAACAAGCTAGATAAAGCTTCTAATGAAGCTTCTGATTTTCCGCCTAATAATCCACATATTCATGATGATTCCAACTCAAAAAAAGCcaacaaagaagaaaatgggTAAGGCCAATGTAGAGAATCCAATCCGCACGAAAATGGGTAAAGCCGACAATGAATCCAACGCCAAATGCTTGACGCGAGTGCGCGTGCGTAAATCCAATGTGGACTAATCCTATAAGTCGTTGACGATACAATCCactgtatttttatttattatcgtTGAAAAAATAGGGTCTAAAAACATTTGAGATGTCCTGTTAGAAGACAATCATTTGTAATGTTTCATTTCGTTGTCATTGAGGATAATAATTTTTGCatgacacttttttttttcttcgatcGGGTTAAAATTTTCGGTAAAGTTTTTATCGAGACTTATTTATGCATCATAttcttatatatatgtattctaCTCAATTCTTAATGAATAtcttattttttcaaaaaaaaaaaaaatatgtccaATATTTTCTTATCAAAAAAATCAGACAAATACATAATCAGCATGACATTCAGGCAAGTTCTTTTATTATTCCGCAAAATCTCAAATAAGCTTCTTTGAGAGGTTATTCGTAAAATGAAGGGCAATTTAGAGCCTGTTTGGTACTTtatttgaatccaacttttttaatcaaaaacaattttcaagctttagaccttaaaaacttgtttggtaggactattttaaaaaactgaacttaagactaactaaaaaatatagcctattatctaaaaacagaaaaagtaagattttagagtttttaaacttaaactcattcCTTTATTTTCTCTCCCTCATTccctcactccaaatctatctctcttttATTCTCtctcacccttttttttttttttacctttttcgtctctccttCAATCCGCTTTCTTAATTCTtcagttctttttcttgctcaTCTTGCTCTCTATCTCCTCCGATCCTCACTTCTTTCTCTTCCCTCCAATTATCTTTTACTTTATTTCCTCTTctatcctctttctctctcagacCCCTTCTTTTTGGATCTCTTTGTTcagtttaagttgtaagatttataatttttaaatcgcaaaccaaACAAATTCTTGAGTctcaaagaaaattgtttttaagaaaaattcttaaaaaatattttgagaaattataaaaaaatttaaataagatACTAAACAAGCCCTTAGATATTTaaccaattatttttgttttttctggAAGCTAAAACAGCACTTATATTTTAAACTTATCACTAATcacataataataatataataatatggATTTGAAGGAACTGGAGTTCCTGTATGATTGAACTCCACTTTTAATTTTAAAGCATCAAAGTAGGTAGAAAATGGGGAATGCTTTGTGGATCAGGAGAtggatttaattaaattatattatcgTTTTTGCTCCTCTGTCTGTCCTTTTCCCCAACCAGTTGAGAGTTAAAACATCCGAATTGGtgcattagggtttttgtatGGGGAGATTGATGAGCACTATGAATCTGGCGGTGGTTctggtggcggtggcggtggttTTGTTCGGCCGATTTTGCATCACCGACGCCAATGTGGTGCTGATCGGGAACAACGTTACTCTCTCTTTCGATGACTTGGAGGCTAGTTTCGGTGagttccttttgcttttctcttcatgttttaaatttctgtttggttgctgggaaAATTTCCGTTTGGTCGGTGAGAAATTGCGGGAAACAAGAGTAGCTGAAAGCGAGACCAAACTGATAATGATTCTATGTAtctgtgtgtttgtttgttgtttgacatgtttatgtttttattgattttggTGGTGGACAATGATGATCATTCCAGCTCCGGCGGTTAAGGGTTCGGGGGAATGCGGAGTATTGTATATGGCAGAGCCTCCTGATGCGTGCTCGACATTGACTAATCAAGTCGAACAAGGCACGAATCGTAGCTCCCCTTTTGTTTTGATCGTGAGAGGAGGAGGGTGTAGTTTTGAGGATAAAGTTAGAAGAGCTCAAAAGGCAGGCTTCAAAGCTGCAATTATCTACGACAACGAAGTTAGCAGCGTCTTGGTTTCAAGTAATGACCTTTTCCGATAACTATTTTTCATGCCTAGCGTTTTGATTTGTCAAGTTCGATACTTTCCAGCAATTACTTACTGATCAATGAAAATTAACGGTGTTATTGGAGATGTAAACAATACACAAATCTGTCCATGCCTCCCAAATTGTCATAAGCTCCTAAATAAACCACTGTCTTGCTAGTTATAACTCAGCTTAGTTATATTTACTTTATCTATTCGAACTAGGTGCATGAAAACTAGAATTAGAAAGATGATAAACTATAGCAAAAAGTTTCACAAGAGGAAGATATTATAaaaaactgtttgaaggttGATTATTATGCTTGAACGATAGATTCAGACTTTGTTaattacatatatgtatattttaattttctattCAATGCCCGAAAGGTTTACACCTCAATGCCTCAGGCATAGGCCTTGCCTTCATAAACATTGTGCACTGCTGCCCTcttctctatttttatttttctctataCCCTTTTCTCCTCTCGAAGTAGTTTAAGTTttaattctttattttatttgtaatttctttTTGCCCTTTCTATAATCTGTAATTCCCTTTTGTGTGGAAACTACAGTGGCAGGAAATTCAGCTGGTATAAAAATATATGCTGTGTTCGTTTCGAAAGCTTCTGGTGAACTACTAAAAAAGTACGCTGGACTTACTAACATGGAGCTGTGGCTAATTGCGTGCTTTGAGAATTCAGCGTGGTCAATCATGGCAATCTCTTTCATTTCATTGCTTGCCATGTCTGCAGTGCTGGCTACTTGTTTTTTCGTTCGTAGGCATCGAATAAGACGAGAAAGGCCTCAAGCTTCTCGTGTTCGAGAATTTCATGGGATGAGCAAGCGCTTAGTAAAAGCAATGCCAAGTTTGATATTTACCGCAGTTTTAGAGGACAACTGTACATCAAGAACATGTGCTATATGTCTTGAGGACTATAGTGTTGGAGAAAAACTCAGGATTCTGCCATGTCGTCATAGtaagtttctttttgttctGCCATGTGAAAAATATTGTTCCTTGCAGagcatttttttgtttgattgattgCCGGGTGTTTCGTGCGTTAGCATTTTGAATGCATCTATGATATCTACTCTACTAAGTCATGCTAAAGTTTATTCGTTGGTCACATATGATGGCTCAGTTAGTATAAACAAAGAATTGGTTGCTCATTGTTTCCCATTATCAGTATTCAGGAGTTGCGCTACTTTTTGGATTTCAACTGGGCTTGACCTAGTGGGTTGGGTGCCACAAgttgcattattttttgggacTTTAAAGTCACTTGGCTGTGTAAATAAAGCATATAGGATCTCATGACTTTATTTAGTAGAGGAAAAAAGAGCTTATTTAATGCGTTCTTACAAGGCTTGAAATCCTGATAGAATTTTTGGGCAAATATCTGTTCTTGTTTGAAGTACTGAATAGTGGTCCACTAGGAGAGACCAACTTAGAACGATGGAAGAATCATATAAAACGTCTCATTTGTTTGATGTTTACTTCATGGTATGGCAGTATAATTCCTATCCTGCAAAGTACAAACTCTTGGTAATGCTTTTGTAATGGCAatgtatatatttgtgtatGCTGAAAATTCGGATACCTTTCCAGTAATTCTAGAATGTTGTTAGTGGTTAAATTTTGAATGGTGATAAAATGTGAAGTAGTTTTTGAGGAAAAATTAAAACATCTCCCAATTTGATAGCCTGCTATGATATTAATCTAGCCTAATGAAATTTGTTCAATGTCAATAGAACTAGCATACAGAATGTAGAATCTTGAACAACTTTTCTCTTCAGCTATATATTTACTTAAGTAATTATTTAGTAGTATGCATATCTCACTAAATTTTTTCCTGGGTTTTGACAGAATTTCATGCTTTCTGTGTGGATTCCTGGCTTACTTCATGGAGAACCTTTTGTCCAGTTTGCAAGCGTGATGCAAGAGCTAACACAGGTGATCTACCCGCCTCAGAATCCACACCATTGCTTTCATCCAGTCCATCCTCTGTGGCATCTTCTGTACTTTCATCTATGAGATCATCAATAGCATCATCTTCAGCAATACAGATAGGACCAGCATTGTCACGGAACCCTTCACTTTCTCATTCTCACTCTTATGCTAGCACAAGTCACATTCAGCAGTCTCTTAGGTCCTCCTATCGCCAGTCCCCTTCTATTAGTGCAAGCAGAAGTTCAATGGACCTCCGAAATGTCTCGTCCCAAAGGTCTCATGCTTCCTATTTTGTATCACCCAATTCCTTTGGTTACCCATCTTTATTACCCCCGAATTCAAGATACATATCTGTTGGACACTTTCCAAGCCC
Above is a window of Malus sylvestris chromosome 15, drMalSylv7.2, whole genome shotgun sequence DNA encoding:
- the LOC126602256 gene encoding receptor homology region, transmembrane domain- and RING domain-containing protein 2-like, which produces MGRLMSTMNLAVVLVAVAVVLFGRFCITDANVVLIGNNVTLSFDDLEASFAPAVKGSGECGVLYMAEPPDACSTLTNQVEQGTNRSSPFVLIVRGGGCSFEDKVRRAQKAGFKAAIIYDNEVSSVLVSMAGNSAGIKIYAVFVSKASGELLKKYAGLTNMELWLIACFENSAWSIMAISFISLLAMSAVLATCFFVRRHRIRRERPQASRVREFHGMSKRLVKAMPSLIFTAVLEDNCTSRTCAICLEDYSVGEKLRILPCRHKFHAFCVDSWLTSWRTFCPVCKRDARANTGDLPASESTPLLSSSPSSVASSVLSSMRSSIASSSAIQIGPALSRNPSLSHSHSYASTSHIQQSLRSSYRQSPSISASRSSMDLRNVSSQRSHASYFVSPNSFGYPSLLPPNSRYISVGHFPSPSNASPSYISSSSHRQHPLHCSESAATFSPFSSAQSLPEC